A genomic window from Gambusia affinis linkage group LG16, SWU_Gaff_1.0, whole genome shotgun sequence includes:
- the rab3gap2 gene encoding rab3 GTPase-activating protein non-catalytic subunit isoform X4 — protein MSCSLFEFCRLQELKTVRDFLFQNQSKESVEEKTQTENELSWDTSDWESGWDNDENKEEDSASSTKAEEEPSGQNQPWLQDCVVSLSPCADLLVVAREQKAVFLSAKWRTGDSGKEEMTLAVTWSGHLSTEEGERVSSVIAIPLASQKRSSTGRPDWTCIVVGFTSGYVRFYTESGVLLLAQLLHVDPVLRLKCRTYEIPRHPGVTEQHEELSILYPAALVTIDGFSLFQSLRACRNQVARAAAAGSDVVPPPPLAYKKWGLQEMDTIMDHSSVGVMTLCVFDQMKNASILGGFHASVKGSPPAMSQFVTVGAGPYAGFYYAVEGNSQPLLSHVALAVASKLTSALFNAASGWLGWNKSRNEEEAAQKQKPKVEPATPLGIRFGLPDSRRHGESICLSPCNTLAGVTDDFGRVTLLDLARGVAIRMWKGYRDAQLGWLQVQEERGDREFSPSASLPRRHALFLIIYAPRRGILEVWAMQRGPRVGAFTVGKHCRLLYAGYHLMGVNSVTSQGWQLHTQQVCLLDPTTGALRTINIPFHLALSDKKNERARDMHLLKKVSAILKSRDMDSDSLERETKSVLLEIKHPAVKKQALESLLSNRNAPVSCLTNVTSALHDALKQQDSNEVEASLLQLCSSQLKLLQLYSDIQQLQSAADSEACSANDSLEGIEEELSRVGPALQRYAQLSSRPSVSFAQDSPDTPLSAQAFLTQLECAEDGEVKVNRRSDAEWNQLGNFMFWGCLCGKSPTHKVCDTLQLAGISPQQLLSLVMSVWLQREKEVLQKPVETVRNLHSLLIALSNMDGAVEESWDPQSVSPWWQQVRFTCIQSHNAAAALLAALVAHRAAKASITSRADSKLQAEWEAVSLELEQWVVCVRQLEDVLVLQALLLVPSPQGTAGGAVVQCSIKTLQEGGRGGIADSVSKWVFRQNMAPERLKKILQRKETQDTGDQRKQKEDGEETEKCQEEADRTAELLLAVCQRFPDSLSPDLLFANCCWEYVVQWNKDPEEGRYLFVAVEHLKSITSPHIQLGISTMMWSTFIVKRFSAAAFLMEKVGKAPKDRLCRRDVGIGDKAMTSFLGCCVQLLQILMEADSAMEEIPAPELSVEEVWSGAEGPASIVELALEQRGVHYPLVQHHWLLASILHAAMSFSIKVKPLSLFDSKGKNAFFRDLTTIQLMPSGDMDPGLVSLRQEFFLRVLTGWVQAIDDPSCSSPRPASTSLPSDGPKADWWPSLCMDLGSLLQVNPDILRRHLVCELYSQGLDLRAEEAILQVEDKEVLGSHLLVLTGQRLSYSLLHNQNQTQAAMELLARLPPTLCTWLKAMDPSELRCPLVSLPKTTRLVSRLIEMLPENHAQYSLALHLLEAVDVLSLSTED, from the exons ATGTCCTGCAGCTTGTTTGAGTTTTGTCGGCTCCAAGAGCTCAAAACAGTCCGGGACTTCTTGTTCCAGAACCAGAGTAAAGAGTCAGTAGAAGAGAAGACTCAAACAG AAAACGAGCTTTCCTGGGATACCTCTGACTGGGAATCGGGATGGGATAACGATGAAAATAAGGAGGAAGATTCTGCTTCTTCCACCAag GCAGAGGAGGAGCCATCGGGACAGAACCAGCCATGGCTTCAGGACTGCGTTGTGTCCTTGTCACCCTGCGCCGACCTGCTGGTTGTGGCTCGAGAACAGAAAGCTGTTTTCCTCTCAG CAAAGTGGCGCACAGGTGACAGTGGCAAAGAGGAGATGACCCTGGCGGTGACCTGGAGTGGACACCTCAGCACAGAAGAAGG AGAGAGAGTCAGCAGTGTCATCGCTATCCCCCTGGCCAGTCAGAAGAG GAGCTCCACAGGGAGGCCCGACTGGACTTGCATAGTTGTGGGCTTCACATCTGGTTATGTCCGCTTCTACACAGAG AGCGGGGTTCTTCTCCTGGCCCAGCTGCTACACGTGGACCCTGTTCTGAGGCTCAAATGTCGCACCTATGAGATCCCTCGTCATCCTGGAGTAACGGAGCAG CACGAGGAGCTCAGCATCCTTTATCCTGCCGCTCTGGTCACCATCGACGGCTTCAGCCTCTTTCAGTCACTGCGGGCCTGCAGGAACCAGGTGGCGAGAG ctgcagcagcaggtagTGATGTTGTCCCCCCTCCTCCTTTGGCCTACAAGAAGTGGGGTCTGCAGGAGATGGACACCATCATGGACCACAGCAGTGTGG GTGTGATGacgctgtgtgtgtttgaccaAATGAAGAATGCGTCCATCTTGGGGGGGTTCCATGCATCAGTCAAGGGGAGCCCCCCTGCCATGAGCCAGTTTGTGACTGTAGGGGCCGGGCCGTACGCTGGATTTTACTACGCAGTGGAG GGAAACTCTCAGCCTCTTCTGTCCCATGTGGCTCTGGCTGTGGCCAGCAAACTCACCTCAGCCCTCTTCAACGCTGCCAG TGGGTGGTTAGGGTGGAACAAGAGCAGGAATGAAGAGGAAGCagctcagaaacagaaacctaaAGTGGAGCCGGCGACACCCTTAGGGATCAG ATTTGGTCTGCCAGATTCCCGGCGCCACGGTGAGTCCATATGTCTGTCGCCTTGCAACACGCTTGCTGGAGTCACGGATGACTTTGGTAGAGTGACGCTGCTGGATCTGGCAAGGGGTGTCGCCATCCGCATGTGGAAAG GCTACAGAGACGCCCAGCTGGGGTGGCTGCAAGTTCAGGAGGAGCGTGGGGATCGGGAATTCTCGCCCTCTGCTTCCCTCCCCAGACGTCACGCCCTCTTCCTCATCATTTACGCCCCCCGTAGGGGGATCCTGGAGGTGTGGGCCATGCAGCGGGGTCCTCGAGTCGGTGCATTCACTGTGGGCAAACACTGCAG GTTGCTTTATGCCGGCTACCATCTGATGGGAGTAAACAGTGTGACCAGTCAAGGCTGGCAGCTCCACACGCAGCAGGTGTGTCTGCTGGATCCCACCACCGGAGCTCTGAGGACCATCAACATCCCCTTCCATCTGGCCCTCAG TGATAAAAAGAACGAGCGCGCCAGAGACATGCACCTGCTGAAGAAAGTGAGCGCCATACTGAAGAGCAGAGACATGGACTCTG ATTCCttggagagagaaacaaaaagtgtCTTGTTGGAAATCAAACATCCTGCCGTTAAGAAGCAG GCTTTGGAGTCTCTACTGTCAAACAGGAACGCTCCGGTCTCTTGTCTCACTAACGTTACTAGTGCCTTACATGATGCTTTGAAGCAACAAG ATTCAAATGAAGTGGAAGCATCACTACTCCAGCTCTGCTCCTCCCAGTTGAAACTGCTCCAGCTCTACTCGGAcatccagcagctgcagtcGGCTGCAGACTCAGAGGCCTGCTCTGCAAAT GACTCCCTGGAAGGCATAGAGGAGGAGTTGTCTCGTGTCGGCCCCGCCTTGCAGCGCTACGCACAGCTCAGCTCCAGACCCTCGGTGTCTTTTGCCCAGGACTCTCCCGACACGCCGCTGTCCGCTCAGGCTTTCCTCACTCAGCTGGAGTGTGCCGAGGACGGAGAGGTGAAGGTGAATCGCAGGTCGGATGCAGAGTGGAACCAGCTTG gaaattttatgttttggggTTGTTTATGTGGTAAAAGTCCCACCCATAAAGTGTGTGACACACTACAGCTGGCTGGCATCAGCCCACAGCAGCTACTG TCTTTGGTAATGAGCGTGTGGCTGCAAAGGGAGAAGGAAGTGCTTCAGAAGCCAGTGGAAACGGTCAGAAACCTGCACTCGCTGCTCATCGCACTTAGCAACATGGACG gTGCTGTCGAGGAGTCATGGGATCCACAGTCTGTCTCCCCCTGGTGGCAGCAGGTCCGATTCACATGCATCCAGTCTCACAACGCGGCTGCGGCTTTACTGGCTGCTTTAGTCGCTCACCGCGCCGCCAAGGCGAGCATCACAAGCAGGGCTGACAGCAAG CTGCAGGCAGAGTGGGAGGCCGTGTCATTGGAGCTGGAGCAGTGGGTGGTGTGTGTCCGTCAGCTGGAGGACGTTTTGGTCCTGCAAGCTCTTCTGTTGGTGCCTTCTCCTCAGGGAACAGCAGGGGGAGCTGTAGTTCAGTGCTCCATCAAAACGCTGCAGGAGGGAGGCAGAG gTGGTATTGCAGACAGTGTTTCCAAGTGGGTGTTCAGGCAGAACATGGCGCCGGAGCGACTGAAGAAAATTCTCCAGAGGAAAGAAACTCAAGATACAGGTGACcaaaggaagcagaaagaggATGGAGAAGAGACAGAGAAGTGCCAGGAGGAGGCAGACAGGACAGCAG AGCTGTTGCTGGCAGTTTGTCAGCGATTTCCAGATTCTTTGTCTCCTGACTTGCTCTTCGCCAACTGCTGCTGGGAGTATGTAGTGCAATGGAACAAAGACCCAGAG GAGGGCCGATATTTATTCGTTGCTGTGGAACATTTAAAGTCGATCACCAGTCCTCACATTCAACTAG GTATTTCCACAATGATGTGGAGTACCTTCATCGTCAAGCGTTTCTCAGCAGCTGCTTTCCTCATGGAGAAG GTGGGAAAAGCACCAAAAGATCGCTTATGTCGACGG GACGTTGGGATCGGAGACAAAGCCATGACGTCGTTCCTGGGCTGCTGcgtccagctgctgcagatccTCATGGAG GCGGACTCGGCCATGGAGGAGATTCCAGCTCCGGAGCTTTCCGTGGAGGAGGTGTGGAGCGGAGCCGAGGGCCCCGCGTCCATAGTTGAGCTAGCGCTGGAGCAGAGAGGCGTTCACTACCCTCTGGTGCAGCACCACTGGCTGTTGGCGTCGATTCTGCACGCTGCCATGAGCTTCAGCATTAAAGTCAAACCGCTCAGTCTGTTTGACAGCAAG gGTAAGAATGCTTTCTTCAGAGATCTGACCACCATCCAGCTGATGCCCAGTGGAGACATGGATCCTGGGTTGGTCTCACTACGACAGGAG TTCTTCCTGCGGGTGCTGACTGGATGGGTGCAAGCTATAGACGACCCGTCCTGCTCCTCCCCACGGCCTGCGTCCACATCGCTGCCCTCTGATGGACCGAAAGCGGACTGGTGGCCCTCCCTGTGCATGGACCTGGGATCCCTGCTGCAGGTTAACCCAGACATCCTGCGCCGGCACCTCGTCTGCGAGCTTTACAGCCAGGGCCTCGACCTGCGAGCTGAGGAG
- the rab3gap2 gene encoding rab3 GTPase-activating protein non-catalytic subunit isoform X3, which translates to MSCSLFEFCRLQELKTVRDFLFQNQSKESVEEKTQTENELSWDTSDWESGWDNDENKEEDSASSTKAEEEPSGQNQPWLQDCVVSLSPCADLLVVAREQKAVFLSAKWRTGDSGKEEMTLAVTWSGHLSTEEGERVSSVIAIPLASQKRSSTGRPDWTCIVVGFTSGYVRFYTESGVLLLAQLLHVDPVLRLKCRTYEIPRHPGVTEQHEELSILYPAALVTIDGFSLFQSLRACRNQVARAAAAGSDVVPPPPLAYKKWGLQEMDTIMDHSSVGVMTLCVFDQMKNASILGGFHASVKGSPPAMSQFVTVGAGPYAGFYYAVEGNSQPLLSHVALAVASKLTSALFNAASGWLGWNKSRNEEEAAQKQKPKVEPATPLGIRFGLPDSRRHGESICLSPCNTLAGVTDDFGRVTLLDLARGVAIRMWKGYRDAQLGWLQVQEERGDREFSPSASLPRRHALFLIIYAPRRGILEVWAMQRGPRVGAFTVGKHCRLLYAGYHLMGVNSVTSQGWQLHTQQVCLLDPTTGALRTINIPFHLALSDKKNERARDMHLLKKVSAILKSRDMDSDSLERETKSVLLEIKHPAVKKQALESLLSNRNAPVSCLTNVTSALHDALKQQDSNEVEASLLQLCSSQLKLLQLYSDIQQLQSAADSEACSANQDSLEGIEEELSRVGPALQRYAQLSSRPSVSFAQDSPDTPLSAQAFLTQLECAEDGEVKVNRRSDAEWNQLGNFMFWGCLCGKSPTHKVCDTLQLAGISPQQLLSLVMSVWLQREKEVLQKPVETVRNLHSLLIALSNMDGAVEESWDPQSVSPWWQQVRFTCIQSHNAAAALLAALVAHRAAKASITSRADSKLQAEWEAVSLELEQWVVCVRQLEDVLVLQALLLVPSPQGTAGGAVVQCSIKTLQEGGRGGIADSVSKWVFRQNMAPERLKKILQRKETQDTGDQRKQKEDGEETEKCQEEADRTAELLLAVCQRFPDSLSPDLLFANCCWEYVVQWNKDPEEGRYLFVAVEHLKSITSPHIQLGISTMMWSTFIVKRFSAAAFLMEKVGKAPKDRLCRRDVGIGDKAMTSFLGCCVQLLQILMEADSAMEEIPAPELSVEEVWSGAEGPASIVELALEQRGVHYPLVQHHWLLASILHAAMSFSIKVKPLSLFDSKGKNAFFRDLTTIQLMPSGDMDPGLVSLRQEFFLRVLTGWVQAIDDPSCSSPRPASTSLPSDGPKADWWPSLCMDLGSLLQVNPDILRRHLVCELYSQGLDLRAEEAILQVEDKEVLGSHLLVLTGQRLSYSLLHNQNQTQAAMELLARLPPTLCTWLKAMDPSELRCPLVSLPKTTRLVSRLIEMLPENHAQYSLALHLLEAVDVLSLSTED; encoded by the exons ATGTCCTGCAGCTTGTTTGAGTTTTGTCGGCTCCAAGAGCTCAAAACAGTCCGGGACTTCTTGTTCCAGAACCAGAGTAAAGAGTCAGTAGAAGAGAAGACTCAAACAG AAAACGAGCTTTCCTGGGATACCTCTGACTGGGAATCGGGATGGGATAACGATGAAAATAAGGAGGAAGATTCTGCTTCTTCCACCAag GCAGAGGAGGAGCCATCGGGACAGAACCAGCCATGGCTTCAGGACTGCGTTGTGTCCTTGTCACCCTGCGCCGACCTGCTGGTTGTGGCTCGAGAACAGAAAGCTGTTTTCCTCTCAG CAAAGTGGCGCACAGGTGACAGTGGCAAAGAGGAGATGACCCTGGCGGTGACCTGGAGTGGACACCTCAGCACAGAAGAAGG AGAGAGAGTCAGCAGTGTCATCGCTATCCCCCTGGCCAGTCAGAAGAG GAGCTCCACAGGGAGGCCCGACTGGACTTGCATAGTTGTGGGCTTCACATCTGGTTATGTCCGCTTCTACACAGAG AGCGGGGTTCTTCTCCTGGCCCAGCTGCTACACGTGGACCCTGTTCTGAGGCTCAAATGTCGCACCTATGAGATCCCTCGTCATCCTGGAGTAACGGAGCAG CACGAGGAGCTCAGCATCCTTTATCCTGCCGCTCTGGTCACCATCGACGGCTTCAGCCTCTTTCAGTCACTGCGGGCCTGCAGGAACCAGGTGGCGAGAG ctgcagcagcaggtagTGATGTTGTCCCCCCTCCTCCTTTGGCCTACAAGAAGTGGGGTCTGCAGGAGATGGACACCATCATGGACCACAGCAGTGTGG GTGTGATGacgctgtgtgtgtttgaccaAATGAAGAATGCGTCCATCTTGGGGGGGTTCCATGCATCAGTCAAGGGGAGCCCCCCTGCCATGAGCCAGTTTGTGACTGTAGGGGCCGGGCCGTACGCTGGATTTTACTACGCAGTGGAG GGAAACTCTCAGCCTCTTCTGTCCCATGTGGCTCTGGCTGTGGCCAGCAAACTCACCTCAGCCCTCTTCAACGCTGCCAG TGGGTGGTTAGGGTGGAACAAGAGCAGGAATGAAGAGGAAGCagctcagaaacagaaacctaaAGTGGAGCCGGCGACACCCTTAGGGATCAG ATTTGGTCTGCCAGATTCCCGGCGCCACGGTGAGTCCATATGTCTGTCGCCTTGCAACACGCTTGCTGGAGTCACGGATGACTTTGGTAGAGTGACGCTGCTGGATCTGGCAAGGGGTGTCGCCATCCGCATGTGGAAAG GCTACAGAGACGCCCAGCTGGGGTGGCTGCAAGTTCAGGAGGAGCGTGGGGATCGGGAATTCTCGCCCTCTGCTTCCCTCCCCAGACGTCACGCCCTCTTCCTCATCATTTACGCCCCCCGTAGGGGGATCCTGGAGGTGTGGGCCATGCAGCGGGGTCCTCGAGTCGGTGCATTCACTGTGGGCAAACACTGCAG GTTGCTTTATGCCGGCTACCATCTGATGGGAGTAAACAGTGTGACCAGTCAAGGCTGGCAGCTCCACACGCAGCAGGTGTGTCTGCTGGATCCCACCACCGGAGCTCTGAGGACCATCAACATCCCCTTCCATCTGGCCCTCAG TGATAAAAAGAACGAGCGCGCCAGAGACATGCACCTGCTGAAGAAAGTGAGCGCCATACTGAAGAGCAGAGACATGGACTCTG ATTCCttggagagagaaacaaaaagtgtCTTGTTGGAAATCAAACATCCTGCCGTTAAGAAGCAG GCTTTGGAGTCTCTACTGTCAAACAGGAACGCTCCGGTCTCTTGTCTCACTAACGTTACTAGTGCCTTACATGATGCTTTGAAGCAACAAG ATTCAAATGAAGTGGAAGCATCACTACTCCAGCTCTGCTCCTCCCAGTTGAAACTGCTCCAGCTCTACTCGGAcatccagcagctgcagtcGGCTGCAGACTCAGAGGCCTGCTCTGCAAAT CAGGACTCCCTGGAAGGCATAGAGGAGGAGTTGTCTCGTGTCGGCCCCGCCTTGCAGCGCTACGCACAGCTCAGCTCCAGACCCTCGGTGTCTTTTGCCCAGGACTCTCCCGACACGCCGCTGTCCGCTCAGGCTTTCCTCACTCAGCTGGAGTGTGCCGAGGACGGAGAGGTGAAGGTGAATCGCAGGTCGGATGCAGAGTGGAACCAGCTTG gaaattttatgttttggggTTGTTTATGTGGTAAAAGTCCCACCCATAAAGTGTGTGACACACTACAGCTGGCTGGCATCAGCCCACAGCAGCTACTG TCTTTGGTAATGAGCGTGTGGCTGCAAAGGGAGAAGGAAGTGCTTCAGAAGCCAGTGGAAACGGTCAGAAACCTGCACTCGCTGCTCATCGCACTTAGCAACATGGACG gTGCTGTCGAGGAGTCATGGGATCCACAGTCTGTCTCCCCCTGGTGGCAGCAGGTCCGATTCACATGCATCCAGTCTCACAACGCGGCTGCGGCTTTACTGGCTGCTTTAGTCGCTCACCGCGCCGCCAAGGCGAGCATCACAAGCAGGGCTGACAGCAAG CTGCAGGCAGAGTGGGAGGCCGTGTCATTGGAGCTGGAGCAGTGGGTGGTGTGTGTCCGTCAGCTGGAGGACGTTTTGGTCCTGCAAGCTCTTCTGTTGGTGCCTTCTCCTCAGGGAACAGCAGGGGGAGCTGTAGTTCAGTGCTCCATCAAAACGCTGCAGGAGGGAGGCAGAG gTGGTATTGCAGACAGTGTTTCCAAGTGGGTGTTCAGGCAGAACATGGCGCCGGAGCGACTGAAGAAAATTCTCCAGAGGAAAGAAACTCAAGATACAGGTGACcaaaggaagcagaaagaggATGGAGAAGAGACAGAGAAGTGCCAGGAGGAGGCAGACAGGACAGCAG AGCTGTTGCTGGCAGTTTGTCAGCGATTTCCAGATTCTTTGTCTCCTGACTTGCTCTTCGCCAACTGCTGCTGGGAGTATGTAGTGCAATGGAACAAAGACCCAGAG GAGGGCCGATATTTATTCGTTGCTGTGGAACATTTAAAGTCGATCACCAGTCCTCACATTCAACTAG GTATTTCCACAATGATGTGGAGTACCTTCATCGTCAAGCGTTTCTCAGCAGCTGCTTTCCTCATGGAGAAG GTGGGAAAAGCACCAAAAGATCGCTTATGTCGACGG GACGTTGGGATCGGAGACAAAGCCATGACGTCGTTCCTGGGCTGCTGcgtccagctgctgcagatccTCATGGAG GCGGACTCGGCCATGGAGGAGATTCCAGCTCCGGAGCTTTCCGTGGAGGAGGTGTGGAGCGGAGCCGAGGGCCCCGCGTCCATAGTTGAGCTAGCGCTGGAGCAGAGAGGCGTTCACTACCCTCTGGTGCAGCACCACTGGCTGTTGGCGTCGATTCTGCACGCTGCCATGAGCTTCAGCATTAAAGTCAAACCGCTCAGTCTGTTTGACAGCAAG gGTAAGAATGCTTTCTTCAGAGATCTGACCACCATCCAGCTGATGCCCAGTGGAGACATGGATCCTGGGTTGGTCTCACTACGACAGGAG TTCTTCCTGCGGGTGCTGACTGGATGGGTGCAAGCTATAGACGACCCGTCCTGCTCCTCCCCACGGCCTGCGTCCACATCGCTGCCCTCTGATGGACCGAAAGCGGACTGGTGGCCCTCCCTGTGCATGGACCTGGGATCCCTGCTGCAGGTTAACCCAGACATCCTGCGCCGGCACCTCGTCTGCGAGCTTTACAGCCAGGGCCTCGACCTGCGAGCTGAGGAG